Genomic DNA from Candidatus Sulfurimonas marisnigri:
ATCGGTCTAAAAAACATCTTCCCAAATCGTCTATAGCCACGTTCTATAAAATCTTGGCATTCTTGCGTGGAACACTCTTCTATTACTTTATAATAAGTTGTTTGGTGCTTATTTTGCAAATATGAACATTTGTCATCTGTAAGAAACTCTTTAAGTATATTCATATGCGAAGTTTGACATAATTTGCTTTATAAAAAGGTATATAATGAAAGAAATATTTATTAAAAATAAAAAATTAATTTTCAGAAGTTTAGGTGTGTTATTTCTCATTGTAGGCTTTATTGTATATTTTTGGACAACTCCAAAAAAAGGATTTACTCAAAATGAGATAGCAGCTGCAAATGTAGCAAGGATGGAAGCACATGCCATGCGCTCAACTGGGAATTCTAAAAAATCTTCAAAATCCAGCAGTGCAAAAATTTTAGAGGAACTGAAAAATACCCAAGCAAAGCAGAGAGAATACTTGACAATTGTAACTATTATTTTTGGAATTGGGTTTTTAGGCTACAGCTTTGTTAATGCTAAGAACGATTCTGAGCAATAAGCACTCCCTCAATCATCTCTCCCATATCACCGTCTAAAATACCTGAGATATTAGAGTAAGCCTCATTGCTTCTTGTATCTTTTACTTGCTGATACGGTTGCATAACGTAAGAACGAATCTGGTGTCCCCAACCTATTTCACTTTTAGATACACCAGCAAGCTCAGCTTTTTGTGCCTCAAGCTCCAGCTCATACAATCTTGACTTTAGCATCTTCATTGCAGTTGCTTTATTTTTGTGCTGACTTCTATCGTTTTGACACTGAACAACTACATTCGTTGCTATATGGGTTATCCTAATAGCAGACTCAGTTTTATTTACATGTTGTCCACCGGCTCCACTAGAACGGTAGGTATCTATACGAATGTCCTTATCCTCTACTACAATATTTATATCATCATCAACCTCTGGAGAAACCATTACAGAAGAAAATGAGGTGTGTCTTTTTGCATTAGAATCAAAAGGAGATATCCTTACTAGTCTATGAATCCCATTTTCAACTTTTAAATATCCATATGCATTTTCACCTTTTATAAGGATGGAAACATCTTTTATTCCCGCTTCTTCGCCTGATTGGTAGTCAAGTACCTCTACTGAAAAACCGCGTCTCTCAGCAAAACGTTTATACATACGAAGCAGCATTTCAGCCCAGTCCTGTGACTCTGTACCTCCGGCTCCAGGATGGATGGATAGTATGGCATTTTTTGAGTCCATCTCTCCGCTGAGAAGAACTTCTATCTCCATATTTAGAATTTGTTGTTTTAGCTCTTGGGCACTATCAAAACATTCATTTATAGACTCTTCATCACTCTCTTCTTTTGCCATTTCATAAAGTTCTTTTGCATCAAGTATTGCATTGTTAGCTACATAGTATTTATCCAGCTTTCTTTGACACTTTGTCTTTTCTTGCTGTACGTTTGCAGCATTACTTGCGTCATCCCAAAACTCTTGATTATTTTCCAACTCTTCTATTTCGTTCAGTCTGGCTTTAAGCTTATCAGGTTCAACAACACCAGTAATGTTATCCATTTTAATTGTTAAGTTTTTTAAAAGTTCTGTATATTCGTAGTTGTCCATTTATAAGTCCCTTAAAAGGAATAAAATCCCTTTTACTCCGCTGACGCCCCTTAGGCGACTAAAGCTTTATGTTTTGTAGTATAATTGTGATTATATTAAATTGAGGCTTAAAATGAAGATTATCTCTAGTCCATTAGAATTAAAAGAGTACTTAAAGGGTGAAAATAATTCTATCGGTTTTCAAGGAAGCAAAAGTATCGGTTTTGTGCCAACTATGGGCGCACTGCATCAAGGGCATATTTCACTTATAAAAAAAGCTAAAGAGCAAAATGAATTAGTCGTTGTCTCTATTTTTTTAAACCCTACGCAGTTTTTAAAAGGTGAAGATTTAGATAAGTATCCTAAAAAAGATGAAGCTGATAAGAAGATATGTAAACTAAGCGGTGTGGACGTTCTTTTCTTTCCACATGTAGAAGATATTTACGGCACTGATGAAGTAACCTTAAGTGCTCCTAATGTTAGAGGATATGTTCTGGAGGGTAATAGCCGCCCATCACATTTCAATGGTGTTTTAACTGTTGTTATGAAGCTTTTAAACATAGTTACACCTACAAGAGCTTACTTTGGTAAAAAAGATGCACAGCAGTTAAATCTAATCTCTTTGATGGTGAAGCAGCTCTTTATGAATACACAGATAGTTCCAGTAGACACAGTTAGAGAGAGCGATGGC
This window encodes:
- the prfB gene encoding peptide chain release factor 2 — its product is MDNYEYTELLKNLTIKMDNITGVVEPDKLKARLNEIEELENNQEFWDDASNAANVQQEKTKCQRKLDKYYVANNAILDAKELYEMAKEESDEESINECFDSAQELKQQILNMEIEVLLSGEMDSKNAILSIHPGAGGTESQDWAEMLLRMYKRFAERRGFSVEVLDYQSGEEAGIKDVSILIKGENAYGYLKVENGIHRLVRISPFDSNAKRHTSFSSVMVSPEVDDDINIVVEDKDIRIDTYRSSGAGGQHVNKTESAIRITHIATNVVVQCQNDRSQHKNKATAMKMLKSRLYELELEAQKAELAGVSKSEIGWGHQIRSYVMQPYQQVKDTRSNEAYSNISGILDGDMGEMIEGVLIAQNRS
- the panC gene encoding pantoate--beta-alanine ligase, whose amino-acid sequence is MKIISSPLELKEYLKGENNSIGFQGSKSIGFVPTMGALHQGHISLIKKAKEQNELVVVSIFLNPTQFLKGEDLDKYPKKDEADKKICKLSGVDVLFFPHVEDIYGTDEVTLSAPNVRGYVLEGNSRPSHFNGVLTVVMKLLNIVTPTRAYFGKKDAQQLNLISLMVKQLFMNTQIVPVDTVRESDGLALSSRNVYLSSKERVEALKVSSSLRAASSMVGKNILDSKEIVKEMRKSLGDLEIFYVEVLNLDFEQLLHVEIGNTIILVEVRVGTTRLLDNIWL